In the genome of Carassius carassius chromosome 47, fCarCar2.1, whole genome shotgun sequence, one region contains:
- the LOC132130800 gene encoding receptor-type tyrosine-protein phosphatase alpha-like isoform X1 encodes MQVSFLQGSMGVCPLLLLLVAFVALSTAQTLPGPSGPVLTTKPSHPPSTSPATSIQDPLSSTPSAALSPELATKGLNDSTGVGTPEAPIAPPVVVPSTVPVSTEAPPVPPNPSAVSPSLTTVKTTFLATSEPPTPEPTPTQPTSEPETDTPSAPTDATTADISKPPDDDGQDDTAIMAVMVALSSLLVIVFIIIVLYMLRFKKYKQAGSHSNSFRLTNGRADDTELQSVPLLARSPSTNRKYPPLLVDKLEEDMNRRMADDNKLFREEFNALPVCPIQASCDAASKEENKEKNRYVNILPYDHSRVHLTSLEGVPDSDYINASYINGYQEKNKFIAAQGPKEETVNDFWRMIWEQNTATIVMVTNLKERKECKCAQYWPDQGCWTYGNIRVSVEDMMVLVDYTIRKFCIQQVGDVSGKKPQRLVTQFHFTSWPDFGVPFTPIGMLKFLKKVKTCNPQYAGPIVVHCSAGVGRTGTFIVIDAMLDMMGAERKVDVFGFVTRIRAQRCQMVQTDMQYVFIFQALLEHYLYGDTELEVTSLESHLNKLYAPLPGAGCGGLEAEFKKLTSIKIQNDKMRTGNLPANMKKNRVLQIIPYEFNRVIIPVKRGEENTDYINASFIDGYRQKDSYMACQGPLQHTIEDFWRMIWEWRSCSIVMLTELEERGQEKCAQYWSSDGVMVCGDISIELKREEESESYTVRDLLVTNNRENKSRAVRQFHFHGWPEVGIPSDGKGMINIIAAVQKQQQQSGNHPITVHCSAGAGRTGTFCALSTVLERVKAEGILDVFQTVKSLRLQRPHMVQTLEQYEFCYKVVQEYIDAFSDYANFK; translated from the exons GGCAGTATGGGTGTGTGTCCCCTGCTCCTGCTACTCGTAGCCTTTGTGGCCCTCAGCACGGCCCAGACACTCCCTGGCCCTTCAG gtccaGTCCTGACCACCAAACCTTCACACCCTCCTTCCACATCACCCGCTACATCCATCCAGGATCCCCTATCATCCACCCCATCTGCGGCTCTGTCTCCTGAACTTGCAACAAAAGGACTCAATGACTCCACGGGCGTGGGGACCCCAGAGGCTCCCATTGCACCTCCTGTTGTTGTCCCTTCAACTGTGCCTGTCTCTACCGAGGCACCACCTGTCCCCCCAAACCCATCTGCCGTGTCCCCGTCCCTCACCACTGTCAAGACTACATTTTTAGCTACATCAGAGCCCCCTACACCTGAGCCAACACCCACTCAGCCCACTTCAGAGCCTGAGACAGACACTCCATCGGCCCCTACAGATGCCACCACAGCTGACATCAGCAAGCCTCCAG ATGATGATGGGCAAG ATGACACTGCGATCATGGCGGTGATGGTTGCCCTGTCCTCTCTGCTGGTCATTGTCTTCATCATCATTGTCCTGTATATGCTCAG GTTTAAGAAGTACAAGCAGGCAGGGAGCCACTCCAATTCCTTCCGCCTGACCAATGGCAGAGCTGATGACACAG AGCTTCAGAGTGTGCCGCTATTGGCTCGCTCTCCTAGTACCAACAGGAAGTACCCGCCCCTTCTCGTCGACAAGCTGGAAGAGGATATGAACCGCCGAATGGCTGATGACAATAAACTCTTCCGGGAAGAATTCAAC GCGTTGCCTGTATGTCCTATTCAGGCCTCATGTGATGCTGCCTCGAAGGAGGAGAATAAGGAGAAGAACAGATATGTCAACATCCTGCCCT ATGATCATTCTAGGGTGCATCTGACGTCTTTAGAGGGTGTTCCAGACTCAGACTACATCAACGCTTCATACATAAAC GGTTACCAGGAGAAAAACAAATTTATTGCTGCACAAG GTCCAAAGGAGGAAACGGTCAATGACTTCTGGAGGATGATCTGGGAACAGAACACTGCAACCATAGTCATGGTAACCAAtctgaaagagagaaaagag TGTAAATGTGCTCAGTACTGGCCCGACCAGGGATGCTGGACCTATGGAAATATCCGCGTGTCAGTGGAGGACATGATGGTTCTGGTTGACTACACCATCCGCAAGTTCTGCATTCAGCAG GTGGGTGATGTGTCTGGTAAGAAGCCTCAGAGGCTGGTCACACAGTTTCACTTCACCAGCTGGCCTGATTTCGGGGTTCCTTTCACTCCCATTGGCATGCTGAAGTTCCTTAAGAAGGTCAAGACCTGCAATCCACAGTATGCTGGACCCATAGTGGTTCACTGCAG TGCGGGTGTCGGCAGGACAGGGACCTTCATCGTGATAGATGCTATGCTGGACATGATGGGGGCAGAGAGAAAGGTCGACGTCTTCGGATTCGTCACACGGATCAGAGCCCAGCGCTGTCAAATGGTCCAAACCGAT ATGCAGTATGTGTTTATATTCCAAGCTTTGCTAGAGCACTACCTGTACGGAGACACAGAGTTAGAAGTGACGTCTCTGGAGTCTCACCTGAATAAGCTGTATGCTCCTTTACCTGGAGCTGGCTGTGGAGGCCTGGAGGCAGAGTTTAAG AAACTTACCTCCATTAAAATCCAAAATGACAAGATGAGAACAGGGAACTTGCCTGCCAACATGAAGAAAAATCGTGTTTTGCAAATCATTCCAT ATGAGTTTAACAGAGTGATCATCCCTGTAAAACGAGGGGAGGAGAACACTGACTACATCAACGCCTCTTTTATAGAT ggttaTAGGCAAAAGGACTCCTACATGGCATGTCAGGGGCCGTTACAGCACACTATTGAGGACTTCTGGAGAATGATCTGGGAGTGGAGAAGCTGCTCTATTGTTATGCTGACCGAGCTGGAGGAGAGAGGACAG GAGAAGTGTGCGCAGTATTGGTCTAGTGATGGTGTGATGGTTTGCGGGGACATCTCTATTGAGTTGAAGAGGGAGGAGGAAAGTGAAAGCTACACTGTTAGGGACCTCCTCGTCACCAATAACAGA GAAAATAAGTCCCGCGCTGTGAGGCAGTTTCATTTCCACGGCTGGCCAGAGGTGGGCATCCCGTCTGACGGGAAGGGTATGATCAACATCATAGCTGCAGTTcagaaacagcagcagcagtctgGAAACCACCCAATCACTGTGCACTGCAG TGCCGGAGCAGGGCGCACGGGGACATTCTGTGCTCTGAGCACGGTCCTGGAGCGGGTGAAGGCAGAGGGCATCCTGGACGTTTTTCAGACGGTGAAGAGTCTAAGACTACAGAGACCGCACATGGTGCAGACACTG GAGCAGTACGAGTTCTGCTACAAAGTGGTCCAGGAATACATTGATGCTTTCTCTGACTACGCCAACTTCAAGTAA
- the LOC132130805 gene encoding beta-1,3-galactosyl-O-glycosyl-glycoprotein beta-1,6-N-acetylglucosaminyltransferase 4-like: MRRLWNRLKLRHMIFIVLMLALLICCFRITISIVNEGEQETGQSERPRLTVRYNINCTAIYEMEPVELGKTLEIRKQKSYVGPTDEAVVNATSDCDRFVMSRGYDRIQGSDFELEFPLAFSLVVHQDAALVERLLRAIYMPHNIYCIHYDLKSSDDFISAMKGLARCIPNIFIASKLERVQYAGISRLKADLNCLSDLLYSEVKWKYVINLCGQDFPLRTNAELVTDLKELKGRNMVESKRPGGKTGRWSVHYLLKDNNSQYYESPVSTPEMKSPPPHNIEMFVGSAYFTLSREFVVIVYQSLLARDFLTWCEDTYSPDEHFWATLIRVPGVPGEVPRSDPEVSELISKTRLVKWSYLERILYPPCTGVSIRSVCIYGAAELRWLLNYGHWFANKIDPKVDPVLTECLEEILSEKQLRPKLQ; the protein is encoded by the coding sequence ATGAGAAGATTGTGGAATCGCCTCAAACTGAGACATATGATATTTATCGTTTTAATGCTGGCACTTCTTATATGTTGTTTCAGAATCACAATTTCAATAGTAAATGAAGGAGAACAGGAAACAGGACAGTCTGAGAGGCCACGGCTGACAGTACGATATAACATTAATTGCACAGCAATATATGAAATGGAACCAGTGGAATTGGGCAAAACTTTAGAAATTCGCAAGCAAAAAAGTTACGTAGGGCCAACCGATGAGGCTGTTGTGAATGCCACCTCTGACTGTGATCGGTTTGTTATGTCACGGGGCTATGATAGGATTCAAGGCTCTGACTTTGAGCTTGAATTTCCCCTTGCTTTTTCTTTGGTTGTTCACCAGGATGCGGCTCTTGTGGAGAGGTTGCTAAGGGCCATTTATATGCCGCATAATATATACTGCATACATTATGATCTGAAGTCCTCAGATGACTTTATTTCAGCAATGAAAGGTCTGGCCCGCTGCATCCCCAACATCTTCATTGCCTCAAAATTGGAGAGGGTGCAGTACGCAGGAATCTCACGACTCAAAGCGGATCTTAATTGTTTGTCTGACCTCCTATATTCTGAGGTCAAATGGAAGTATGTCATCAACCTCTGTGGTCAGGACTTTCCACTGCGGACAAATGCTGAGCTGGTGACAGATCTAAAAGAGCTGAAAGGCAGGAACATGGTGGAGAGCAAGAGGCCTGGCGGAAAGACAGGTCGCTGGAGTGTTCATTATTTACTAAAAGATAATAACTCACAGTATTATGAGTCTCCTGTAAGCACCCCTGAGATGAAATCTCCACCTCCTCACAACATAGAAATGTTTGTGGGCAGCGCATACTTCACACTTTCAAGAGAATTTGTGGTTATTGTTTACCAGAGTTTGCTAGCCAGGGATTTCTTGACTTGGTGTGAGGATACATACTCACCTGATGAACATTTCTGGGCAACTCTGATTCGTGTGCCTGGAGTACCAGGGGAAGTACCAAGATCTGATCCTGAGGTCTCAGAACTGATCAGTAAAACCCGCCTGGTGAAGTGGTCATATCTAGAAAGGATTCTTTATCCACCATGCACTGGAGTCAGTATACGTTCTGTATGTATTTATGGTGCAGCTGAGCTCAGATGGCTGCTAAACTACGGCCACTGGTTTGCTAACAAAATCGATCCAAAAGTGGATCCTGTTCTTACAGAATGTTTAGAAGAGATTCTTTCAGAAAAACAACTAAGGCCAAAATTGCAGTGA
- the LOC132130802 gene encoding progonadoliberin IIB isoform X1, producing MLVKPRHEGVVTGPSLTLHLSHQSLFSFSVMVHICRLFVVMGMLMFLSAQFASSQHWSHGWYPGGKREIDVYDPSEVSEEIKLCNAGKCSFLRPQGRNILKTILLDALIRDFQKRK from the exons ATGCTGGTTAAACCTAGACATGAAGGTGTAGTTACTGGCCCCTCACTTACTCTCCATTTGTCTCATCAGTCTCTGTTCTCTTTCTCAGTTATGGTGCACATCTGCAGGCTGTTTGTGGTGATGGGGATGCTGATGTTTCTAAGTGCCCAGTTTGCCAGCTCTCAGCATTGGTCTCATGGCTGGTACCCTggaggaaagagagagatagacgTTTACGATCCTTCAGAG GTTTCAGAAGAAATCAAACTCTGTAATGCAGGGAAATGCAGCTTCCTGAGACCCCAGGGAAGAAACATTCTGAAGACAATACTG CTGGACGCCCTCATACGGGATTTCCAAAAGAGAAAGTGA
- the LOC132130802 gene encoding progonadoliberin IIB isoform X2 has product MVHICRLFVVMGMLMFLSAQFASSQHWSHGWYPGGKREIDVYDPSEVSEEIKLCNAGKCSFLRPQGRNILKTILLDALIRDFQKRK; this is encoded by the exons ATGGTGCACATCTGCAGGCTGTTTGTGGTGATGGGGATGCTGATGTTTCTAAGTGCCCAGTTTGCCAGCTCTCAGCATTGGTCTCATGGCTGGTACCCTggaggaaagagagagatagacgTTTACGATCCTTCAGAG GTTTCAGAAGAAATCAAACTCTGTAATGCAGGGAAATGCAGCTTCCTGAGACCCCAGGGAAGAAACATTCTGAAGACAATACTG CTGGACGCCCTCATACGGGATTTCCAAAAGAGAAAGTGA
- the LOC132130800 gene encoding receptor-type tyrosine-protein phosphatase alpha-like isoform X2 — protein sequence MQVSFLQGSMGVCPLLLLLVAFVALSTAQTLPGPSGPVLTTKPSHPPSTSPATSIQDPLSSTPSAALSPELATKGLNDSTGVGTPEAPIAPPVVVPSTVPVSTEAPPVPPNPSAVSPSLTTVKTTFLATSEPPTPEPTPTQPTSEPETDTPSAPTDATTADISKPPDDTAIMAVMVALSSLLVIVFIIIVLYMLRFKKYKQAGSHSNSFRLTNGRADDTELQSVPLLARSPSTNRKYPPLLVDKLEEDMNRRMADDNKLFREEFNALPVCPIQASCDAASKEENKEKNRYVNILPYDHSRVHLTSLEGVPDSDYINASYINGYQEKNKFIAAQGPKEETVNDFWRMIWEQNTATIVMVTNLKERKECKCAQYWPDQGCWTYGNIRVSVEDMMVLVDYTIRKFCIQQVGDVSGKKPQRLVTQFHFTSWPDFGVPFTPIGMLKFLKKVKTCNPQYAGPIVVHCSAGVGRTGTFIVIDAMLDMMGAERKVDVFGFVTRIRAQRCQMVQTDMQYVFIFQALLEHYLYGDTELEVTSLESHLNKLYAPLPGAGCGGLEAEFKKLTSIKIQNDKMRTGNLPANMKKNRVLQIIPYEFNRVIIPVKRGEENTDYINASFIDGYRQKDSYMACQGPLQHTIEDFWRMIWEWRSCSIVMLTELEERGQEKCAQYWSSDGVMVCGDISIELKREEESESYTVRDLLVTNNRENKSRAVRQFHFHGWPEVGIPSDGKGMINIIAAVQKQQQQSGNHPITVHCSAGAGRTGTFCALSTVLERVKAEGILDVFQTVKSLRLQRPHMVQTLEQYEFCYKVVQEYIDAFSDYANFK from the exons GGCAGTATGGGTGTGTGTCCCCTGCTCCTGCTACTCGTAGCCTTTGTGGCCCTCAGCACGGCCCAGACACTCCCTGGCCCTTCAG gtccaGTCCTGACCACCAAACCTTCACACCCTCCTTCCACATCACCCGCTACATCCATCCAGGATCCCCTATCATCCACCCCATCTGCGGCTCTGTCTCCTGAACTTGCAACAAAAGGACTCAATGACTCCACGGGCGTGGGGACCCCAGAGGCTCCCATTGCACCTCCTGTTGTTGTCCCTTCAACTGTGCCTGTCTCTACCGAGGCACCACCTGTCCCCCCAAACCCATCTGCCGTGTCCCCGTCCCTCACCACTGTCAAGACTACATTTTTAGCTACATCAGAGCCCCCTACACCTGAGCCAACACCCACTCAGCCCACTTCAGAGCCTGAGACAGACACTCCATCGGCCCCTACAGATGCCACCACAGCTGACATCAGCAAGCCTCCAG ATGACACTGCGATCATGGCGGTGATGGTTGCCCTGTCCTCTCTGCTGGTCATTGTCTTCATCATCATTGTCCTGTATATGCTCAG GTTTAAGAAGTACAAGCAGGCAGGGAGCCACTCCAATTCCTTCCGCCTGACCAATGGCAGAGCTGATGACACAG AGCTTCAGAGTGTGCCGCTATTGGCTCGCTCTCCTAGTACCAACAGGAAGTACCCGCCCCTTCTCGTCGACAAGCTGGAAGAGGATATGAACCGCCGAATGGCTGATGACAATAAACTCTTCCGGGAAGAATTCAAC GCGTTGCCTGTATGTCCTATTCAGGCCTCATGTGATGCTGCCTCGAAGGAGGAGAATAAGGAGAAGAACAGATATGTCAACATCCTGCCCT ATGATCATTCTAGGGTGCATCTGACGTCTTTAGAGGGTGTTCCAGACTCAGACTACATCAACGCTTCATACATAAAC GGTTACCAGGAGAAAAACAAATTTATTGCTGCACAAG GTCCAAAGGAGGAAACGGTCAATGACTTCTGGAGGATGATCTGGGAACAGAACACTGCAACCATAGTCATGGTAACCAAtctgaaagagagaaaagag TGTAAATGTGCTCAGTACTGGCCCGACCAGGGATGCTGGACCTATGGAAATATCCGCGTGTCAGTGGAGGACATGATGGTTCTGGTTGACTACACCATCCGCAAGTTCTGCATTCAGCAG GTGGGTGATGTGTCTGGTAAGAAGCCTCAGAGGCTGGTCACACAGTTTCACTTCACCAGCTGGCCTGATTTCGGGGTTCCTTTCACTCCCATTGGCATGCTGAAGTTCCTTAAGAAGGTCAAGACCTGCAATCCACAGTATGCTGGACCCATAGTGGTTCACTGCAG TGCGGGTGTCGGCAGGACAGGGACCTTCATCGTGATAGATGCTATGCTGGACATGATGGGGGCAGAGAGAAAGGTCGACGTCTTCGGATTCGTCACACGGATCAGAGCCCAGCGCTGTCAAATGGTCCAAACCGAT ATGCAGTATGTGTTTATATTCCAAGCTTTGCTAGAGCACTACCTGTACGGAGACACAGAGTTAGAAGTGACGTCTCTGGAGTCTCACCTGAATAAGCTGTATGCTCCTTTACCTGGAGCTGGCTGTGGAGGCCTGGAGGCAGAGTTTAAG AAACTTACCTCCATTAAAATCCAAAATGACAAGATGAGAACAGGGAACTTGCCTGCCAACATGAAGAAAAATCGTGTTTTGCAAATCATTCCAT ATGAGTTTAACAGAGTGATCATCCCTGTAAAACGAGGGGAGGAGAACACTGACTACATCAACGCCTCTTTTATAGAT ggttaTAGGCAAAAGGACTCCTACATGGCATGTCAGGGGCCGTTACAGCACACTATTGAGGACTTCTGGAGAATGATCTGGGAGTGGAGAAGCTGCTCTATTGTTATGCTGACCGAGCTGGAGGAGAGAGGACAG GAGAAGTGTGCGCAGTATTGGTCTAGTGATGGTGTGATGGTTTGCGGGGACATCTCTATTGAGTTGAAGAGGGAGGAGGAAAGTGAAAGCTACACTGTTAGGGACCTCCTCGTCACCAATAACAGA GAAAATAAGTCCCGCGCTGTGAGGCAGTTTCATTTCCACGGCTGGCCAGAGGTGGGCATCCCGTCTGACGGGAAGGGTATGATCAACATCATAGCTGCAGTTcagaaacagcagcagcagtctgGAAACCACCCAATCACTGTGCACTGCAG TGCCGGAGCAGGGCGCACGGGGACATTCTGTGCTCTGAGCACGGTCCTGGAGCGGGTGAAGGCAGAGGGCATCCTGGACGTTTTTCAGACGGTGAAGAGTCTAAGACTACAGAGACCGCACATGGTGCAGACACTG GAGCAGTACGAGTTCTGCTACAAAGTGGTCCAGGAATACATTGATGCTTTCTCTGACTACGCCAACTTCAAGTAA